The genomic segment ACTGAGTACTAGGCTTTGTTCCACAAGGAAGCCCCTCATAGCACTCATCCATATGTGCTATCAACAACTCTGGTGTATTATAGTCTGGATGCGCTTTTTTAGATGCAGCAGTCTGATTATAAAGATAAACTATGCGTGGATCTTTCTTTGCGAGAAGATACTCAACAAAAGTATGACAAGCACGCATATTCTCAGTGGTATTCAACTGACGAATATTAAATTCATATAATGGGTTAGCCTTGTTTGTAGCATCAACCCATGCTGTCCAAGCACAATCCTCTTCCAGCAAGCCGCCCTCAGCCAACAAGTTTTTAATATCCTCTTTATGAGCATCGAAATCCTTCAGATACATTTTCAGTTTCAAGCTCTTGGCAAAGCTGACCCATTTAGCCATACTTCCACCCAAGAAACAGTCTAAAGTACCACCTATAGGATAAGACTTCTCTGACTCTAATGCATCATTATATTTAGCAATAGCCTCATCAAGCATGTTAATAATACCAGGATACACAACAGTCTTACTATCCTCAAATATAGGATTTGGATTGTTATCAATATCCAAAGACTCACTAAACGGAATGTCTCCATAAGAATCGGTCAACACCAGATAGTTATAGGCCATCAATATTTTGGAAACCATCCAATAATTCCATACCTTTGCACCTTCTGCTGAAGCTACAGACAACTTCAAATCCTTCAAAGCATTGGCATAAGTATTATCCCACAAAGGCTTAACTGGAGGATAAGAACTGCTTGTCGTTACCGCATAGTTAGCCAATGTATTATACTGGTTTGTACTATTACCCTGTGTGGCATACTGACACCAGAAATTTCCAGTTAATTGTCCGTAAAGTCCTAAAACTGCAACTGTTGAAGCCTCTGCAGAAGGGAACAGCTGCTTATAAGTAGCTGTTATTGGGTAATCAGGATTGTAGTTGATATCCAAATAACCGGAATCGCTACAAGAAGTAACAGTACCCATTGTCAAGAGGGCTCCCAGCAATGCTGCGCTTAAAAATTTATATCTTTTCATATAAGAAATCTCCTTTAATTAAAATACAACCTTCAAGTTAATACCATAGTTGCGAGTTGATACAGAACCCATTGTCTCACCAAACTCAGAGCTGATATCATTACCAAAGTTAGAAGACTCAGGATCGATATAATTCTGATGCTTAGGAGTAATGAGCAACAAGTTGTGACCAACAAGGCTCAAAGACAACTTCTGCATCTTCAATGCGCTTGTAATTGTCTTAGGGAAATCGTATGTCAAAGCCAACTCACGAAGTTTGAAGTAAGAACGGCTTACAACGAAATCACGACGCACCTCTGGGTTGTAACTATAGTTACCCTGAGCATAATTCATCTGATCTGAACGAACAGGGATATTATTCTCAACATACTGTCCACCAACAACCTTTACAGAATGAGGATAGATAAACGCATCACGCTCATTGAATACTGTCTCTGTAGAGTTACCATTGAAGTGAGTGATATAAGATGTCTCAGAATACATCAATCCACCCTTATGCCAGTCTCCAGTAGCTGCAAGGGTCAAGTTTTTCCACTTTAAGTGTGTGGTGAAGCCCATTACGAAATCAGGCTGAGAAGAACCGAGATAATCATATTCCGTAGAACTTGACTTTAAGAAACCATTGTTGTCTACCACCTTATAGCCATAATACTGACTATTCTTATCTGTCACCTTCTCTGTTGCTGGCAACTTGAAGATACCGATAGGCTCACCAACCTTCAATACGTAAGATACACCACGCATAGAAGAATACAAACTAGTAATTGTAGTACCTACAGGAATGGTATATTCATCAAGACCATCCCAAAGTTCCTTCACCTTGCTCCAGTTTTTTGAGAATGTAGCACCTACGCTCCACTCCCAGTCCTTGGTACGGATAGGGGTAACATTGATCATTGCCTCGACACCCTTGTTCTGAAGCTTACCCACATTACGGGTGTTCGTAGTATAACCTGTCTCAGGCGCCAAAGTAGCTGAGATAATCTGATTCTTGGTTATACGATCATAGTAAGCAACATCGAAACTCAAACGGTTACCGAAGAATGTACCGCTCAAGCCAAGTTCATACTCAGTTGTAATCTCTGGTTTCAAGTTTGTATTTGGCAAACGGTTATATTCTGTCAGACCTAACACACCAGAAATTGGCAAATATGTATAATAAGACTGGAATGGACGATAATATGAATTAGTCATATATACATCAGCATCATTACCAGTCTGACCTATAGCTGCACGAACCTTCAACAAGTCGATCTGCTTGATATTCTT from the Segatella copri genome contains:
- a CDS encoding SusD/RagB family nutrient-binding outer membrane lipoprotein, which translates into the protein MKRYKFLSAALLGALLTMGTVTSCSDSGYLDINYNPDYPITATYKQLFPSAEASTVAVLGLYGQLTGNFWCQYATQGNSTNQYNTLANYAVTTSSSYPPVKPLWDNTYANALKDLKLSVASAEGAKVWNYWMVSKILMAYNYLVLTDSYGDIPFSESLDIDNNPNPIFEDSKTVVYPGIINMLDEAIAKYNDALESEKSYPIGGTLDCFLGGSMAKWVSFAKSLKLKMYLKDFDAHKEDIKNLLAEGGLLEEDCAWTAWVDATNKANPLYEFNIRQLNTTENMRACHTFVEYLLAKKDPRIVYLYNQTAASKKAHPDYNTPELLIAHMDECYEGLPCGTKPSTQSVITISQSSRVKQAYDDPVYLMNEAECELMIAEAYARLGNTDKAEEYYNKGVLAGFSRWGLDGSSFVNGVYAFDKTDMLKSIARQYWLTYAGANSYDGWITRNRLGYPEVQGAVTVRVSNKPMERTLSDGYQLGNLVDPGASNLATGAYPMRLIYPTSTSLYNTAAMKYIKENGNDITKKLWWEK